In one Tachysurus fulvidraco isolate hzauxx_2018 chromosome 16, HZAU_PFXX_2.0, whole genome shotgun sequence genomic region, the following are encoded:
- the nhsl1b gene encoding NHS-like protein 1 isoform X4, with translation MPFYERTVEPRRMCRLEVKDGGHGTKLFGSLDDVSSRALALLLRQLSDVSRHASDIFLGVELQAALVSQRSARIQQRLDSLHTTVHQLNPKQVKVPVSNLDEESKWTVHYTAPWHQQENVFLPSSRPACVEELHRQAKVNLKTALRDCDKLRKDGFRSSQYYSQGPKFSGSARSRNSQLEDEDEEDVDDQSISSSAEEDKISSTMKAHTALKSEGAEVDGQESCFTPLPTPEEKMRQEAQAILTDIVPINVTAKGRGGELRPQSMFIPGQFSTLERSASVSSTLRHSVTKDSGCQTEEVKIVPPSMRRIRAQRGQGIAAQMAGMSTSANNISTVPKDYSPGSPVHVMAPRFNDDLQRFHSLPRGARVTLNAELLNRSTSCRPEDSAVPASRQIGKLQADETAVHMRNSPRTGTSARPKSQEVRGSHGDWGTACVVPPHAAYSRSFIPNAALSCSAEVFALHSTSSPVQQLNARLLGLSSSVNGESSTSVATSAETGDTDMQEAGQSDSSLNSHSTIAAGTASDEQWIYDTPENVLPRRPLTSSCSTPINHLYNSLERSSKGTDSSSLYSMDNDGYYTSMHLDSGLRPKGHSIAGRAARHSMYECIGQPGDRSSIYSDQSLSRSISLRKSKKPPLPPARTDSLKRLPKNNNGVNASNGSILNESLIATLQQSLQNGLKGKGSLTSPSQSPSSDYEDPWMLRPRSQSSLSAGSSGVSAAGVANVYSICHVTPSHSDTSSLRSDYAESWGYYMEYPRLHSDQAQSPAHTNSLSNVGQPGSMTDRQHIHNDTQKSLPPAQENMSAKPQANTSSPDRVHRLTSPSSGYSSQSNTPTAGTPVPSFIRSMSPSGSKPKPRVPERKSSLLSSVSISSSSTSLSSNTSDTVRNNIPPLPPPLSNSSDSPLIPEPFPPPLPLCNPVCASSQTFPPPPAPPLPSSPQHAVSVSPLSINSSPEFPPPPPPEMLNDHSMLHNGPFNPGFHPPLPPPPPLSPPPVNVHIPPPPPPSLPTLTPIIPASASLKGIKDRLKSGNSDRKSISVRSEEIAKSTMPLITPFALQSVQLRSVKQPENREDNNESQEVKTEQISTKPGTKEKFEEIEPQTVLPLHSFSNPEINGTLKENVITKDKKIPLYKTKSGQEMPYETNKYPSDDVISHTQAKAEVDGMQMERTPQNNTSKKKPPVFSKKPKFPVVSAAVPELRVENKQTLDNVEDSSFQVVSNTQKEMAICAPNTEVQESLSVEEVEENDYKSSAESSSCESSICPTAGQVEEPPQTPTIQESCAVDGAVGTSEGEEEENGDYDDDEEEDELSSTAGSVCSKDDGEVFESNASNSPQTPSINGKDMVTPTRPRTTEDLFAAIHRSKRKVLGRKESDDDRLRGNSSPPVTPTGPSPSLNSNVPRQTGSIQRNLRKSATSSDTFKALLLKKGSRSEGSFRMSAAEMLRTTDPRFQRTKSLDSSLDPTSPTAGLDSPCSSPGRCKRVPEDWPRNEAILPRYSLSSPLSPSSMLGPKYSRSRTPPSAASSKYNSRSRILSSPMTVICEREGELTESGESLDESFSVSPLVSSSQIPQDSNGTLCERES, from the exons CTGTGTCAAATCTGGATGAGGAGAGCAAGTGGACAGTTCATTACACAGCACCATGGCACCAGCAAGAAAATGTGTTCCTGCCCTCATCCAGACCTGCCTGTGTGGAAGAGCTGCACCGGCAAGCTAAAGTCAACCTCAAAACAGCGCTCAGAG ATTGTGATAAGCTGAGGAAGGATGGCTTCCGGAGTTCCCAATACTACTCCCAGGGCCCCAAGTTCTCAGGCTCCGCCCGCTCCCGCAACAGCCAActggaggatgaggatgaggaagatgTTGATGATCAG TCGATTTCCTCCTCTGCAGAAGAGGACAAAATCTCCAGCACAATGAAGGCACACACTGCACTAAAGTCTGAGGGGGCTGAGGTGGATGGGCAGGAGTCATGCTTCACACCCTTACCCACACCAGAGGAAAAGATGAGACAAGAAGCTCAGGCCATTCTGACTGACATTGTCCCCATCAATGTTACAG CTAAAGGACGAGGAGGGGAGCTCCGACCACAGTCCATGTTTATTCCTGGACAGTTTTCAACACTAGAACGTTCTGCCAGTGTGAGTTCTACACTAAGGCACTCCGTGACTAAGGATTCCGGCTGCCAGACAGAGGAGGTAAAAATTGTTCCACCATCTATGAGGAGGATCCGAGCTCAGAGAGGACAAGGAATTGCTGCTCAGATGGCTGGAATGTCAACATCTGCCAACAATATATCCACAGTTCCAAAAGACTATTCGCCTGGATCTCCTGTGCATGTCATGGCTCCTCGATTTAATGATGATCTGCAGCGCTTTCACAGCTTGCCTCGGGGTGCGCGGGTTACTTTGAATGCAGAGCTCCTGAACAGAAGTACTTCATGTAGGCCAGAAGATAGTGCTGTACCAGCATCTCGGCAGATTGGAAAGCTCCAAGCTGATGAGACTGCAGTTCACATGAGAAATAGCCCTAGGACTGGCACTTCAGCCCGCCCAAAATCCCAGGAGGTGAGGGGATCACATGGGGACTGGGGGACTGCCTGTGTGGTTCCTCCTCATGCAGCCTACTCAAGGTCATTTATCCCCAATGCAGCATTGTCATGTTCAGCTGAGGTGTTTGCTCTTCATTCTACTTCTAGCCCAGTGCAGCAACTGAATGCAAGGCTTCTAGGGCTATCCTCAAGTGTCAATGGAGAAAGCTCCACCAGTGTGGCCACCAGTGCTGAGACAGGAGATACAGACATGCAGGAAGCTGGTCAGTCAGACAGCAGCCTAAATAGTCACAGTACAATTGCTGCAGGAACAGCATCAGATGAACAGTGGATTTATGATACCCCTGAGAATGTATTGCCCAGAAGGCCACTCACCTCCAGCTGCTCCACTCCTATTAATCATCTCTACAACAGCCTGGAACGCTCCTCTAAAGGTACAGACTCTAGTTCACTGTACTCCATGGACAATGATGGTTACTACACCTCCATGCATTTGGATTCAGGTCTGAGGCCAAAAGGACATAGCATTGCAGGCAGAGCAGCACGACATAGTATGTATGAGTGCATAGGCCAGCCAGGAGACCGTAGCAGCATTTATAGTGATCAATCACTGTCCCGATCTATTTCCCTCCGTAAGTCTAAGAAGCCACCCCTTCCTCCGGCACGTACAGACTCACTGAAGCGTTTGCCTAAGAATAACAATGGTGTTAATGCTAGCAATGGGTCAATTCTTAATGAGTCACTGATTGCTACACTTCAGCAGTCATTGCAGAATGGGTTGAAAGGGAAGGGGTCTTTGACCTCACCATCTCAAAGCCCTAGCAGTGACTATGAAGACCCCTGGATGCTGCGGCCTAGGAGCCAAAGTAGCTTAAGTGCAGGCAGTAGTGGTGTGTCAGCGGCAGGAGTAGCTAATGTTTATTCCATCTGTCAtgtcacaccatcacacagtgACACCAGCAGCCTGCGTTCTGACTATGCAGAGTCTTGGGGCTATTACATGGAATACCCTCGTCTGCATAGTGATCAGGCACAGTCACCAGCACATACTAACTCATTGTCTAATGTAGGACAGCCAGGTAGCATGACAGATAGGCAACATATCCACAATGATACTCAGAAAAGTCTTCCTCCTGCTCAGGAGAATATGTCAGCAAAGCCTCAGGCAAACACATCTTCACCAGACAGGGTGCATCGTTTAACCTCCCCTTCAAGTGGATATTCAAGTCAGTCCAACACCCCAACAGCTGGCACTCCTGTTCCCTCTTTCATAAGGTCCATGTCACCCTCTGGCTCAAAGCCCAAGCCACGAGTGCCTGAAAGGAAGTCATCTTTGCTCTCCTCTGTGTCCATATCCTCTTCTTCAACATCTTTATCCTCTAACACTTCAGATACTGTTAGGAACAACATCCCCCCTCTACCTCCACCTCTTTCTAATTCATCAGATTCACCACTTATCCCTGAACCTTTCCCTCCACCTCTTCCCCTCTGCAATCCTGTGTGCGCTTCAAGTCAGACCTTTCCACCTCCACCTGCTCCTCCTTTACCCAGCAGCCCACAGCACGCTGTATCCGTGAGCCCACTCTCCATAAATTCCTCTCCAGAAtttccccctcctcctcctccagagATGTTGAATGACCACAGCATGCTACATAATGGACCATTTAACCCCGGCTTTCATCCACCACTGCCTCCACCACCACCCCTGTCTCCTCCCCCTGTAAATGTACATATTCCACCACCACCGCCACCATCCTTGCCCACCTTGACTCCAATCATACCTGCCTCGGCAAGCCTAAAGGGAATTAAAGACAGACTCAAATCAGGAAACTCGGATAGAAAGTCAATTTCTGTTCGCTCTGAAGAGATTGCCAAGTCTACCATGCCACTAATAACTCCATTTGCCCTCCAAAGTGTGCAGCTTCGGTCAGTCAAACAACCAGAGAACAGGGAGGACAACAATGAATCCCAAGAGGTGAAAACTGAACAGATTTCTACTAAGCCTGGCACAAAAGAGAAATTTGAAGAGATAGAGCCCCAGACTGTTTTGCCCCTGCATTCTTTCTCTAATCCTGAAATAAATGGGACATTAAAAGAGAATGTAattacaaaagacaaaaaaataccaCTTTATAAGACAAAATCAGGACAAGAAATGCCctatgaaacaaataaatatcctTCAGATGATGTCATTAGCCATACTCAAGCTAAAGCTGAGGTGGATGGTATGCAGATGGAGAGAACaccacaaaacaacacaagcaAGAAAAAACCTCCAGTGTTCTCCAAGAAGCCCAAATTTCCCGTTGTCTCTGCAGCTGTACCTGAGCTTAGAGTAGAGAACAAGCAGACACTGGACAATGTGGAAGATTCTTCTTTTCAAGTGGTTTCAAATACTCAAAAAGAAATGGCTATTTGTGCACCTAACACAGAGGTTCAGGAATCCCTGTCAGTGGAGGAGGTAGAGGAGAATGATTACAAAAGTTCTGCTGAGAGTTCCTCATGTGAAAGTAGCATATGTCCAACTGCTGGTCAGGTTGAGGAACCCCCTCAGACTCCCACCATTCAGGAATCATGTGCAGTGGATGGTGCAGTGGGCACTTCagaaggagaagaggaagaaaatggagattatgatgatgatgaagaagaagatgaattaAGTAGCACTGCAGGATCAGTCTGCTCCAAAGATGATG GTGAAGTGTTCGAATCCAATGCATCAAACTCCCCACAGACTCCTAGCATTAACGGCAAAGACATGGTGACTCCCACACGGCCCCGCACCACAGAGGACCTTTTTGCAGCCATTCACAG GTCTAAGAGGAAGGTCCTGGGTCGTAAGGAGTCAGATGATGACCGCCTGCGAGGTAACTCATCTCCACCGGTCACACCAACAGGACCGAGTCCGTCCTTGAATTCAAATGTGCCTCGTCAGACAGGTTCCATCCAGCGCAACCTGCGCAAATCAGCCACCAGCAGTGACACATTTAAGGCACTGCTGCTGAAGAAGGGCAGCCGCTCAGAAGGCAGCTTTCGCATGTCTGCTGCCGAGATGCTACGCACAACTGACCCACGATTCCAGAGGACAAAATCACTCGACTCCTCTCTGGATCCCACTTCACCAACAGCAGGCCTTGACAGCCCCTGCTCTTCCCCTGGTCGCTGCAAGAGGGTGCCAGAGGACTGGCCCCGGAATGAGGCTATACTGCCACGTTACTCTCTGAGTTCCCCCTTGTCCCCGTCCTCAATGCTAGGGCCAAAGTACAGCCGATCCCGCACACCACCCTCTGCTGCAAGCAGCAAGTACAATTCCCGGAGTCGAATCCTTAGCAGCCCCATGACCGTCATCTGTGAGAGGGAAGGAGAATTAACTGAGAGTGGAGAGTCACTAGATGAATCCTTTTCGGTTTCCCCTTTAGTTTCCTCTAGCCAAATCCCTCAAGACTCAAATGGCACTTTATGTGAGAGGGAGAGTTGA
- the nhsl1b gene encoding NHS-like protein 1 isoform X14 yields MRKEKHSGSLRRERDKKEKAATVTRTLSWLSGSSLSRQTRKLFRSHNDLNTLSRTEHRDQVKGDDDDWVYEPQHYIAVSNLDEESKWTVHYTAPWHQQENVFLPSSRPACVEELHRQAKVNLKTALRDCDKLRKDGFRSSQYYSQGPKFSGSARSRNSQLEDEDEEDVDDQSISSSAEEDKISSTMKAHTALKSEGAEVDGQESCFTPLPTPEEKMRQEAQAILTDIVPINVTAKGRGGELRPQSMFIPGQFSTLERSASVSSTLRHSVTKDSGCQTEEVKIVPPSMRRIRAQRGQGIAAQMAGMSTSANNISTVPKDYSPGSPVHVMAPRFNDDLQRFHSLPRGARVTLNAELLNRSTSCRPEDSAVPASRQIGKLQADETAVHMRNSPRTGTSARPKSQEVRGSHGDWGTACVVPPHAAYSRSFIPNAALSCSAEVFALHSTSSPVQQLNARLLGLSSSVNGESSTSVATSAETGDTDMQEAGQSDSSLNSHSTIAAGTASDEQWIYDTPENVLPRRPLTSSCSTPINHLYNSLERSSKGTDSSSLYSMDNDGYYTSMHLDSGLRPKGHSIAGRAARHSMYECIGQPGDRSSIYSDQSLSRSISLRKSKKPPLPPARTDSLKRLPKNNNGVNASNGSILNESLIATLQQSLQNGLKGKGSLTSPSQSPSSDYEDPWMLRPRSQSSLSAGSSGVSAAGVANVYSICHVTPSHSDTSSLRSDYAESWGYYMEYPRLHSDQAQSPAHTNSLSNVGQPGSMTDRQHIHNDTQKSLPPAQENMSAKPQANTSSPDRVHRLTSPSSGYSSQSNTPTAGTPVPSFIRSMSPSGSKPKPRVPERKSSLLSSVSISSSSTSLSSNTSDTVRNNIPPLPPPLSNSSDSPLIPEPFPPPLPLCNPVCASSQTFPPPPAPPLPSSPQHAVSVSPLSINSSPEFPPPPPPEMLNDHSMLHNGPFNPGFHPPLPPPPPLSPPPVNVHIPPPPPPSLPTLTPIIPASASLKGIKDRLKSGNSDRKSISVRSEEIAKSTMPLITPFALQSVQLRSVKQPENREDNNESQEVKTEQISTKPGTKEKFEEIEPQTVLPLHSFSNPEINGTLKENVITKDKKIPLYKTKSGQEMPYETNKYPSDDVISHTQAKAEVDGMQMERTPQNNTSKKKPPVFSKKPKFPVVSAAVPELRVENKQTLDNVEDSSFQVVSNTQKEMAICAPNTEVQESLSVEEVEENDYKSSAESSSCESSICPTAGQVEEPPQTPTIQESCAVDGAVGTSEGEEEENGDYDDDEEEDELSSTAGSVCSKDDGEVFESNASNSPQTPSINGKDMVTPTRPRTTEDLFAAIHRSKRKVLGRKESDDDRLRGNSSPPVTPTGPSPSLNSNVPRQTGSIQRNLRKSATSSDTFKALLLKKGSRSEGSFRMSAAEMLRTTDPRFQRTKSLDSSLDPTSPTAGLDSPCSSPGRCKRVPEDWPRNEAILPRYSLSSPLSPSSMLGPKYSRSRTPPSAASSKYNSRSRILSSPMTVICEREGELTESGESLDESFSVSPLVSSSQIPQDSNGTLCERES; encoded by the exons CTGTGTCAAATCTGGATGAGGAGAGCAAGTGGACAGTTCATTACACAGCACCATGGCACCAGCAAGAAAATGTGTTCCTGCCCTCATCCAGACCTGCCTGTGTGGAAGAGCTGCACCGGCAAGCTAAAGTCAACCTCAAAACAGCGCTCAGAG ATTGTGATAAGCTGAGGAAGGATGGCTTCCGGAGTTCCCAATACTACTCCCAGGGCCCCAAGTTCTCAGGCTCCGCCCGCTCCCGCAACAGCCAActggaggatgaggatgaggaagatgTTGATGATCAG TCGATTTCCTCCTCTGCAGAAGAGGACAAAATCTCCAGCACAATGAAGGCACACACTGCACTAAAGTCTGAGGGGGCTGAGGTGGATGGGCAGGAGTCATGCTTCACACCCTTACCCACACCAGAGGAAAAGATGAGACAAGAAGCTCAGGCCATTCTGACTGACATTGTCCCCATCAATGTTACAG CTAAAGGACGAGGAGGGGAGCTCCGACCACAGTCCATGTTTATTCCTGGACAGTTTTCAACACTAGAACGTTCTGCCAGTGTGAGTTCTACACTAAGGCACTCCGTGACTAAGGATTCCGGCTGCCAGACAGAGGAGGTAAAAATTGTTCCACCATCTATGAGGAGGATCCGAGCTCAGAGAGGACAAGGAATTGCTGCTCAGATGGCTGGAATGTCAACATCTGCCAACAATATATCCACAGTTCCAAAAGACTATTCGCCTGGATCTCCTGTGCATGTCATGGCTCCTCGATTTAATGATGATCTGCAGCGCTTTCACAGCTTGCCTCGGGGTGCGCGGGTTACTTTGAATGCAGAGCTCCTGAACAGAAGTACTTCATGTAGGCCAGAAGATAGTGCTGTACCAGCATCTCGGCAGATTGGAAAGCTCCAAGCTGATGAGACTGCAGTTCACATGAGAAATAGCCCTAGGACTGGCACTTCAGCCCGCCCAAAATCCCAGGAGGTGAGGGGATCACATGGGGACTGGGGGACTGCCTGTGTGGTTCCTCCTCATGCAGCCTACTCAAGGTCATTTATCCCCAATGCAGCATTGTCATGTTCAGCTGAGGTGTTTGCTCTTCATTCTACTTCTAGCCCAGTGCAGCAACTGAATGCAAGGCTTCTAGGGCTATCCTCAAGTGTCAATGGAGAAAGCTCCACCAGTGTGGCCACCAGTGCTGAGACAGGAGATACAGACATGCAGGAAGCTGGTCAGTCAGACAGCAGCCTAAATAGTCACAGTACAATTGCTGCAGGAACAGCATCAGATGAACAGTGGATTTATGATACCCCTGAGAATGTATTGCCCAGAAGGCCACTCACCTCCAGCTGCTCCACTCCTATTAATCATCTCTACAACAGCCTGGAACGCTCCTCTAAAGGTACAGACTCTAGTTCACTGTACTCCATGGACAATGATGGTTACTACACCTCCATGCATTTGGATTCAGGTCTGAGGCCAAAAGGACATAGCATTGCAGGCAGAGCAGCACGACATAGTATGTATGAGTGCATAGGCCAGCCAGGAGACCGTAGCAGCATTTATAGTGATCAATCACTGTCCCGATCTATTTCCCTCCGTAAGTCTAAGAAGCCACCCCTTCCTCCGGCACGTACAGACTCACTGAAGCGTTTGCCTAAGAATAACAATGGTGTTAATGCTAGCAATGGGTCAATTCTTAATGAGTCACTGATTGCTACACTTCAGCAGTCATTGCAGAATGGGTTGAAAGGGAAGGGGTCTTTGACCTCACCATCTCAAAGCCCTAGCAGTGACTATGAAGACCCCTGGATGCTGCGGCCTAGGAGCCAAAGTAGCTTAAGTGCAGGCAGTAGTGGTGTGTCAGCGGCAGGAGTAGCTAATGTTTATTCCATCTGTCAtgtcacaccatcacacagtgACACCAGCAGCCTGCGTTCTGACTATGCAGAGTCTTGGGGCTATTACATGGAATACCCTCGTCTGCATAGTGATCAGGCACAGTCACCAGCACATACTAACTCATTGTCTAATGTAGGACAGCCAGGTAGCATGACAGATAGGCAACATATCCACAATGATACTCAGAAAAGTCTTCCTCCTGCTCAGGAGAATATGTCAGCAAAGCCTCAGGCAAACACATCTTCACCAGACAGGGTGCATCGTTTAACCTCCCCTTCAAGTGGATATTCAAGTCAGTCCAACACCCCAACAGCTGGCACTCCTGTTCCCTCTTTCATAAGGTCCATGTCACCCTCTGGCTCAAAGCCCAAGCCACGAGTGCCTGAAAGGAAGTCATCTTTGCTCTCCTCTGTGTCCATATCCTCTTCTTCAACATCTTTATCCTCTAACACTTCAGATACTGTTAGGAACAACATCCCCCCTCTACCTCCACCTCTTTCTAATTCATCAGATTCACCACTTATCCCTGAACCTTTCCCTCCACCTCTTCCCCTCTGCAATCCTGTGTGCGCTTCAAGTCAGACCTTTCCACCTCCACCTGCTCCTCCTTTACCCAGCAGCCCACAGCACGCTGTATCCGTGAGCCCACTCTCCATAAATTCCTCTCCAGAAtttccccctcctcctcctccagagATGTTGAATGACCACAGCATGCTACATAATGGACCATTTAACCCCGGCTTTCATCCACCACTGCCTCCACCACCACCCCTGTCTCCTCCCCCTGTAAATGTACATATTCCACCACCACCGCCACCATCCTTGCCCACCTTGACTCCAATCATACCTGCCTCGGCAAGCCTAAAGGGAATTAAAGACAGACTCAAATCAGGAAACTCGGATAGAAAGTCAATTTCTGTTCGCTCTGAAGAGATTGCCAAGTCTACCATGCCACTAATAACTCCATTTGCCCTCCAAAGTGTGCAGCTTCGGTCAGTCAAACAACCAGAGAACAGGGAGGACAACAATGAATCCCAAGAGGTGAAAACTGAACAGATTTCTACTAAGCCTGGCACAAAAGAGAAATTTGAAGAGATAGAGCCCCAGACTGTTTTGCCCCTGCATTCTTTCTCTAATCCTGAAATAAATGGGACATTAAAAGAGAATGTAattacaaaagacaaaaaaataccaCTTTATAAGACAAAATCAGGACAAGAAATGCCctatgaaacaaataaatatcctTCAGATGATGTCATTAGCCATACTCAAGCTAAAGCTGAGGTGGATGGTATGCAGATGGAGAGAACaccacaaaacaacacaagcaAGAAAAAACCTCCAGTGTTCTCCAAGAAGCCCAAATTTCCCGTTGTCTCTGCAGCTGTACCTGAGCTTAGAGTAGAGAACAAGCAGACACTGGACAATGTGGAAGATTCTTCTTTTCAAGTGGTTTCAAATACTCAAAAAGAAATGGCTATTTGTGCACCTAACACAGAGGTTCAGGAATCCCTGTCAGTGGAGGAGGTAGAGGAGAATGATTACAAAAGTTCTGCTGAGAGTTCCTCATGTGAAAGTAGCATATGTCCAACTGCTGGTCAGGTTGAGGAACCCCCTCAGACTCCCACCATTCAGGAATCATGTGCAGTGGATGGTGCAGTGGGCACTTCagaaggagaagaggaagaaaatggagattatgatgatgatgaagaagaagatgaattaAGTAGCACTGCAGGATCAGTCTGCTCCAAAGATGATG GTGAAGTGTTCGAATCCAATGCATCAAACTCCCCACAGACTCCTAGCATTAACGGCAAAGACATGGTGACTCCCACACGGCCCCGCACCACAGAGGACCTTTTTGCAGCCATTCACAG GTCTAAGAGGAAGGTCCTGGGTCGTAAGGAGTCAGATGATGACCGCCTGCGAGGTAACTCATCTCCACCGGTCACACCAACAGGACCGAGTCCGTCCTTGAATTCAAATGTGCCTCGTCAGACAGGTTCCATCCAGCGCAACCTGCGCAAATCAGCCACCAGCAGTGACACATTTAAGGCACTGCTGCTGAAGAAGGGCAGCCGCTCAGAAGGCAGCTTTCGCATGTCTGCTGCCGAGATGCTACGCACAACTGACCCACGATTCCAGAGGACAAAATCACTCGACTCCTCTCTGGATCCCACTTCACCAACAGCAGGCCTTGACAGCCCCTGCTCTTCCCCTGGTCGCTGCAAGAGGGTGCCAGAGGACTGGCCCCGGAATGAGGCTATACTGCCACGTTACTCTCTGAGTTCCCCCTTGTCCCCGTCCTCAATGCTAGGGCCAAAGTACAGCCGATCCCGCACACCACCCTCTGCTGCAAGCAGCAAGTACAATTCCCGGAGTCGAATCCTTAGCAGCCCCATGACCGTCATCTGTGAGAGGGAAGGAGAATTAACTGAGAGTGGAGAGTCACTAGATGAATCCTTTTCGGTTTCCCCTTTAGTTTCCTCTAGCCAAATCCCTCAAGACTCAAATGGCACTTTATGTGAGAGGGAGAGTTGA